A window of Vulpes lagopus strain Blue_001 chromosome 16, ASM1834538v1, whole genome shotgun sequence genomic DNA:
ATGAAATCCTCAAAATCACAGTAAAAAAGTATTGACTGCTTTAAAAAGTATCGGAATAGGAAAGCATAATTTATAACAATCGTAAGGAAGACacctttaagtttttaatttttccataaacCAGTTGTGTGTGAAGAAgcgcacatatatatacatatacataccatAAAGTCAAGAGACATGAtaaactatgaaaatattttcaataaaagagCTGATTTCTTTTATGCatactattttcaaataattaaaaggagAAGGCACATCCTACAAAAGAAATACACAGGGCTAACAAGGGAAATTTTCACTCTTTCTTATTAAAGTCAAGCACCTTAAAACAATGCTGAGACTCCAATTTTCACCCAAGAAGTGGCAAAGATTAGAAGTTTAATAATACTCAGTATTGGTGAGGGAGTTGGGGAATTGTCCACTTGTTGATTGGTACATAATAGTATTGTAACTTTTCGAGACTTCTGTGAAATCTATCAATTATAAATGTAAATCACCTTTTGCTCAGGTAATTCACTTCTAGGAATCTCCTCTTCAGAAATACCCTCATACGCAAGATATGCACAAGAAGATTTAGTGCTTGCTCTCTGTATAAGTAGAAACAGAACTCTAGGTAGAAACACAGAAACTTGGCCTTCTTTGGTTTCTAGAATCACTGAAACTCCACTTCTCACCGTGAAGCCTCAGGAGCTGGTCTTCTTTCTCCTGAAGCATCTTCTCTTCCCTAAATGAAAACAAGTTGCAGAGCAGTGTGTTTAATATCCCATTTTTGGCTATAAGCTCCTGTTACTTTTTACCACCCTAGAAGACTTGCTTAAACTTCGAAAAAGTCATAATTACTGACAAGCAAGTTCCTGCCTTAAGGGTTAGTCATCTCTGAATTGCCCTTTGCTAGGCAAACTCCTTTACATCATTCAGgatcagtgcttgagcatctttCCTTGACAGCCTTCTCTACGTTCACAGTTGGTTTTGCACCTAATGTAACCGCCATAGTACaaaacacctcttttttttttttttaagacacccTTTAAACCCTAGAAAAGCAGGGCACAAAAAgtaattcatttatgaaatgaatgaatgaatgaaatactttATATTAGGTTGGGTAAAACATTAcagaataatttgatatttttaaaaaccatcttttcataattttagttAAAGTATTTCTGAAGTGGATCTAGTTTTGTGCTCAGCCTTAAACTGCCTAGCTTTAATTTTGATGTTGGCTCAGCTTTATATGTTGACAGCTTGTTCATTCCAGATTTCACAGTCAGGCTGTAAGGCATGTGCTAGgtgattctgggatcaagcttgGGTCACTGGCAGTCCTATTACTGGGGTAAGGCACCTCTGAacctatttcttcatctgcaaataaaAGTAATACTGAGTCATAGTGTTAGGAAGATTAAAAATTagttcattctctcttttctcttcaaaatCTCTATTAAGGTTTTATCTGATAAATGTACATGCCATATGAGACTTAAAATTATGCAGGTTTAGAATGGACAGAGAACAGCACTTTATTCAAAATTAGGTTTcctgaaaataattaatttctacTTTGTTGCAGCACTGttgaaagtttttaaagaatataatcgTGTGTgttgtgacagagagagaaatggaagtatTCCAGGAAGTCCGTAAACCATCATCACGTTTGGAGTGTGACCACTGCAGTTTTCGAGGCACAGATTATGAAAATGTGCAAATCCACATGGGTACCATCCATCCAGAATTTTGTGATGAAATGGATGCTGGTGGGTTaggtaaaatgattttttacCAGAAAAGTGCAAAGCTGTTTCACTGCCATAAGTGCTTCTTCACCAGCAAGATGTACTCTAATGTGTACTATCACATTACATCCAAACATGCAGGCCCAGAGAAGTGGAATGAGAAACCAAAAAATCCAGTAAGCAAAGAAACAGATCCTGGGAAAAGCCCTCCTCTTCCTGAGCACCAGAAAATGTCCTCAAATTCAGCAGAACTCCCAAAACCTATACCTGCTCTTTCCATAGAAACACAGAAACTTGGCCCGATTTTGTCTCCAGAATCACCAAAACCTACACCTCTCACTTACCTAGAGCCTCAGAAGCCTGGCCCTGTTGTTTCTCCTGAGCCACAGAcaccctctcttccttctcctgagCCTCCAAAatctgcctctgtttcttctcCTGAACTTCCAAAACCAGTCCCTATTGTTTCTGAATCTCAGAAACCAGTCCCTGTTCCTTCTCCAGAACCGCAGAAACTTGGTCCTATATCTCCTGAGCCAGTAAAGGCCACTCTTGTTAATCCTAAACCTCAGAAAcactcccatttcacagaaacATTGGGGCCACCTTCAGGCTCATCTCCAGAGTCACCAGTTTTAGCTGCTTCTCCAGAACCTTGGGGTCCATCCCCAACTGCATCTCCAGAGTCTCGGAAGCCAGCCCGGACTATCTCCCCTGAGCCAAGGAAGCCATCCCCATCGGAATCTCCTGAACCTTGGAAGCCATTCCCTGCTGTCTCTCCAGAGCCCAGGAGACCAGCCCCAGCTGTGTCACCAGGTTCTTGGAAGCCAGGGCCACCTGGGTCCCCGAGGTCTTGGAAATCTAGTCCTTCAGCATCATCGGGACCTTGGAAGCCAGCTAAACCTGCTCCATCTGTGTCTCCTGGTCCTTGGAAGCCAATTCCTTCTATCTCACCTGGACCATGGAAACCAACTTCCTCTGTGTCCCCCGCATCCTGGAAGTCTTCATCGGTTTCGCCTGGTTCCTGGAAGTCTCCCCCTGCGTCTCCTGAGGCGTGGAAGTCTGGCCCACCAGAACTCCGAAAGACAGCTCCCACCTTGTCACCTGAACATTGGAAGACAGTTCCCTCAGTGTCCCCTGAGCTTCGTAAAGCAGGACCTCCCTTGTCTCCTGAACTTCGCAAACCAGGCCCACCATTGTCCCCAGAGATCCGCAGTCCAGCAGGATCTCCAGAGCTCAGAAAACCTTCAGGGTCTCCAGAGCTTTGGAAGCTTTCTTCTGATCAGCGAAAAACTTCTCCTGCTTCACTTGATTTTTCCGAGTCCCAGAAGAGTTCCCGCGGTGGTTCCCCAGACCTTTGgaagtcttccttttttattgaaCCTCAAAAACCTGTCTTCCCTGAGACCCGGAAACCTTCTGGACCATGTGAGTCCCCTAAAGCAGGTTCCGATATCTGGaagcctgttctctctcttgatACTGAACCTAGAAAACCTGCCTTGTTTTCTGAGCCCACCAAAACAGCCCCTCCAGCTTCTCCTGAACCACGAAAACGTGCTCTTTTTCCAGAGCCCCGGAAACATGCCCTTTTCCCTGAACTTCCCAAATCTGCTATCTTCTCAGAGTCTCAGAAGGCAGTTGAGCTTGGTGATGAACTACAGACAAATGCCATAGATGATCAAAAGTGTGATATTTTGGTTCAAGAAGAACTACTAGCTACACctaaaaaactcttagaagacactttatttccttcctcaaaAAAGCTCAAGAAAGACAACCAAGAGAGCTCAGATGCTGAGCTTAGTAGCAGTGAGTATATAAAAGCAGATTTAGATGTGATAGACAGCAAGGGCCAAGAATCAAGCAGTGATCAAGAGCAGGTAGATGTGGAATCTATTGATTTCAGTAAAGAGAACAAAATGGATATGACTAATCCAGAGCAGTCCAAAAATGTGTTACAATTTACTGAAGAGAAAGAGGCTTTTATCTCTGAAGAAGAGATCGCAAAGTATATGAAGCGTGGAA
This region includes:
- the CHAMP1 gene encoding chromosome alignment-maintaining phosphoprotein 1, with the protein product MEVFQEVRKPSSRLECDHCSFRGTDYENVQIHMGTIHPEFCDEMDAGGLGKMIFYQKSAKLFHCHKCFFTSKMYSNVYYHITSKHAGPEKWNEKPKNPVSKETDPGKSPPLPEHQKMSSNSAELPKPIPALSIETQKLGPILSPESPKPTPLTYLEPQKPGPVVSPEPQTPSLPSPEPPKSASVSSPELPKPVPIVSESQKPVPVPSPEPQKLGPISPEPVKATLVNPKPQKHSHFTETLGPPSGSSPESPVLAASPEPWGPSPTASPESRKPARTISPEPRKPSPSESPEPWKPFPAVSPEPRRPAPAVSPGSWKPGPPGSPRSWKSSPSASSGPWKPAKPAPSVSPGPWKPIPSISPGPWKPTSSVSPASWKSSSVSPGSWKSPPASPEAWKSGPPELRKTAPTLSPEHWKTVPSVSPELRKAGPPLSPELRKPGPPLSPEIRSPAGSPELRKPSGSPELWKLSSDQRKTSPASLDFSESQKSSRGGSPDLWKSSFFIEPQKPVFPETRKPSGPCESPKAGSDIWKPVLSLDTEPRKPALFSEPTKTAPPASPEPRKRALFPEPRKHALFPELPKSAIFSESQKAVELGDELQTNAIDDQKCDILVQEELLATPKKLLEDTLFPSSKKLKKDNQESSDAELSSSEYIKADLDVIDSKGQESSSDQEQVDVESIDFSKENKMDMTNPEQSKNVLQFTEEKEAFISEEEIAKYMKRGKGKYYCKICCCRAMKKGAVLHHLVNKHNVHSPYKCTICGKAFLLESLLKNHVAAHGQSLLKCPRCNFESNFPRGFKKHLTHCQSRHNEEANKKLMEALEQPLEEQQI